In Zalophus californianus isolate mZalCal1 chromosome 17, mZalCal1.pri.v2, whole genome shotgun sequence, one DNA window encodes the following:
- the PRSS54 gene encoding LOW QUALITY PROTEIN: inactive serine protease 54 (The sequence of the model RefSeq protein was modified relative to this genomic sequence to represent the inferred CDS: deleted 1 base in 1 codon), translated as MVSAAVRFGDGRMLGMLLVLLCVSHSSASCGIQKTNVMEISEEGLVNDKEFPWVVSLQDSQYTHLAFGSILSEFWIISIASVLQNRKDVIVIVGIAKMDAKVIAHEEYPVNTIIIHEDFDNKTMTNNIALLRTDTAIGFNNLIQPICFLDRKLNMPPALRNCWVAGWNPTSATGNHMTMSILRKISVKDIDLCPLHKIEKTGCGNHIEQETDAVCLGDPGNPMMCQLQQLNMWVLRGILSHGGENCPGLFLYIKVEDYSDWIMSKTKKTSRPLSSFHHWEEPFPFSSYSSHIIVTPKKHSGLGQSEWSQADVQEENKVTLYTFPTNSSTESPDLEEKELGELGKSSAVAVDPTYYDYYGEAGKGSGPLSGQNRLHQPQEIILFSFVLVFFCNDI; from the exons ATGGTGTCCGCTGCGGTTCGCTTTGGGGATGGCAGA ATGCTAGGGATGCTCTTAGTCCTGCTCTGTGTCTCTCACTCTTCTGCCA GTTGTGGCATTCAGAAAACCAACGTTATGGAAATTTCTGAGGAAGGTTTGGTCAACGACAAGGAATTCCCATGGGTGGTGTCGCTGCAGGATTCCCAGTACACCCACCTGGCTTTTGGCAGCATCCTTAGTGAGTTCTGGATCATCAGCATCGCATCCGTCTTGCAGAACAG gaagGACGTCATTGTTATAGTTGGCATAGCTAAGATGGATGCCAAAGTGATTGCTCATGAAGAGTATCCAGTCAACACCATCATCATCCATGAGGATTTTGATAATAAAACCATGACAAATAACATAGCCCTCCTGAGGACAGACACGGCGATAGGGTTCAACAACCTGATCCAGCCCATCTGCTTCCTCGACAGAAAGCTGAACATGCCCCCAGCCTTGCGGAACTGCTGGGTGGCAGGATGGAATCCCACATCTGCA ACAGGAAATCACATGACGATGAGTATCCTGAGGAAAATCTCCGTGAAAGACATCGACCTGTGTCCCTTACACAAAATCGAGAAAACAGGATGTGGCAATCACATAGAGCAGGAAACCGATGCTGTCTGCTTG GGGGACCCAGGAAACCCGATGATGTGCCAGCTACAGCAACTGAATATGTGGGTGCTGAGAGGAATCTTGTCCCATGGTGGTGAGAATTGCCCTGGCCTATTTCTATACATCAAGGTGGAAGACTATAGCGACTGGATTATGTCCAAGACTAAGAAAACCAGCCGTCCTCTGTCTTCCTTCCACCACTGGGAGGAACCATTTCCTTTCTCCAGCTACTCATCACATATCATCGTGACACCGAAGAAACATTCTGGGCTGGGCCAGAGTGAATGGTCCCAAGCAGACGtgcaagaagaaaataaggtcACCTTATATACATTCCCAACAAACAGCTCTACAGAGAGTCCAGACCTTGAGGAGAAAGAGTTAGGGGAATTAGGCAAGTCTTCTGCTGTGGCCGTAGATCCCACTTACTATGACTATTATGGGGAGGCTGGTAAGGGTAGTGGGCCTCTTTCAGGTCAGAACAGGTTACATCAGCCCCAAGAAATTatcttgttttcctttgtgcTCGTTTTCTTTTGCAATGATATCTAG